A genome region from Hymenobacter tibetensis includes the following:
- a CDS encoding translocation/assembly module TamB domain-containing protein has translation MELNSPFPTRGQFFSFGCVKPPLRLIVNTVPTYLRRTLYVVLGLVGFVLLLVIGAVVALQFPSTQDFVARKAATYLQDKIGTEVRIGKFRTDFRHALNLDGVYIEDQKGDTLLSVGHLGVDLDIWALTKSEINLKSLELNEGRLAISRTEPDSISNYDFIVNAFTAGDTTTTTPADTTGSGFKYNIGDLRLTGIYLTYNDQVDGLDLSTKVGELAVNMDAVDVDQSIYRIDEAALRNTSISMTQSKTAPPDTAVSEPLDLTLGLNKAILNNVSLVYRNSPSAQFISTRVGEANITADDIDLINSRVALNTLQLRNTSIAYAQNENVPTEKRLVNPAEAVRDLNDAVEKATGQEASWVVTLKRSDISGVDVAFDNFDEPKQKTRVPALDYNHLKFTDLTLNIENLFYSENRTTGRITQLAGKDQSGFQITSTKADVVFDSVQTRLTNLDLITPHTRIRQTLGMRYASLDALSDTKQLPNLGIEGDLRDVRIGFRDILYLAPDLATTPPFNTGPNQSVLVSGRVSGRVGDLRIRDLDFTGFRNTIVRASGRIQGLPETDQRLYTDFNIKQFTTTAADIKSLAPKGTIPPDFQLPPRINVAGTFRGRPTALLFDTDLRATTSFGNIAAKVDLGAGPKGQEPITATFNVQGFDVGKVLRDPTIGRVTATGRLAGRGGLDPNLLRGQLTANVRSATYNGYTYRGITAKVGIDRNRYVVDARSRQDPNLNLDLLATINLRDTNNPSYEVQQLNLRGANLTALGFYTGGDLRVQGDLTANLRGADANSINGTFAGRNIVIVRDNQPIALDSVSGRIVQRPGRTEVAFNSNIADFNLQGNTALGDLALELQRHIDRYFDLPGVQYRPSSTYRQFSFDANVKNTQLVQKLVPDLKQLTPFKITGSYDSRAADLRLATRIQRIVYTGFALDSLKFDVSSNAEKLDYALGLRQISQDTSLRIPNPTLAGSIQNNQIGTRLRIAESDSAERLNMAGVLRVLGGGDAYAFSFEPKLMLDKVEWNVTPGNELRYTTATGAIFAQNVDIRRNQRFLTLQTLAGAQYPLQVSLGNLEVNGLARAAGLQDSLVAGTLNGQAVAFSLGQPKQAFTADVSLTGFAYNKSVLGDVNLKATNPTPDRYNVDLRLTNQQGMDVQALGYYLATPPSPIEFAINVNRFDLKIAEPFSAGELRETSGGITGNLTVNGTVSQPRINGQLTTTADAGFTATQLGAPFRIQSQSINFDNQGLRFDDFTVLDSLGNKAVVNGRVLTQNYVDDYRFNLNATTEDFVAIQSTVRDNPLFYGRLIVDSDTRITGNLALPVLNTRAVVEDNSTLTIVTPNDEAGLVETDGIVEWVDKSAPIDTMLSRQLALDTAKTASGYNISARISVTDKSQFTVIIDPLSGDNLKVRANGTLNTSIDAAGSITLAGRLEVAEGSYYMSLYDLASREFAIGPGSYLVWSGDPYNAQLNIAAIYNVKAAPAELLAAQGPSDNDPRLRNATPFQVYLNVTGELLKPTIGFDIKLPENSNAYGRDEIEARLAQLRQPSESSELNKQVFSLLVLNRFLASDPFQSSSGNIVAEQLRGSASQVLTQQLNNLTGSYLSNLGVELGVNSSADFSSGSEKTRTDLNVAVRRQLFNDRVSVRLGTDVPLGGGGNQASQGQQGISNFAGDVSIEYNVLANGRIRLRAFRNNAYADIDGQYVRNGVSLIFQRDYQSLADLFKGLDKEVKEEVKETRRRDRRERKANPDSSNVITTAPRRDSLRTAQRATTSGR, from the coding sequence ATGGAACTCAACAGCCCGTTTCCAACCCGCGGGCAGTTTTTCTCGTTTGGTTGTGTAAAACCGCCACTACGCCTGATTGTCAATACTGTGCCTACTTACCTTCGTCGTACTCTATATGTTGTCTTGGGGCTCGTTGGCTTCGTTCTGCTACTTGTTATAGGGGCAGTGGTAGCCTTGCAGTTTCCTTCTACGCAGGATTTTGTTGCGCGTAAAGCGGCCACATACTTGCAAGACAAAATTGGCACGGAAGTGCGCATCGGTAAGTTCCGCACCGACTTCCGACACGCCCTAAATCTGGATGGTGTCTACATCGAAGACCAGAAGGGTGACACCTTACTCTCCGTGGGCCATCTGGGCGTGGACCTCGATATCTGGGCGCTGACTAAGTCGGAAATCAACCTAAAGTCCCTGGAACTCAACGAGGGTCGCCTAGCAATCAGCCGCACCGAGCCCGACAGTATTTCCAACTACGACTTCATTGTCAACGCCTTTACAGCCGGCGATACCACCACTACCACTCCTGCTGACACCACCGGATCAGGCTTTAAATACAACATCGGTGACCTACGCCTGACGGGCATTTACCTTACCTACAACGACCAGGTGGATGGCCTGGACCTCAGCACCAAGGTGGGCGAGCTAGCCGTGAACATGGATGCTGTAGACGTCGACCAATCCATCTATAGGATAGATGAGGCGGCCCTGCGCAACACCAGCATCAGCATGACGCAAAGCAAAACGGCTCCACCTGATACGGCCGTTTCCGAACCGTTGGACCTGACGCTGGGACTCAACAAGGCTATTCTCAACAATGTAAGCCTGGTGTACCGAAACTCCCCGTCGGCGCAGTTTATCAGCACCCGTGTGGGCGAGGCCAACATCACCGCCGACGACATCGACCTAATTAATTCACGGGTGGCGCTGAATACCCTCCAGTTGCGCAATACCAGCATTGCATACGCGCAAAACGAGAATGTACCGACTGAGAAGCGCCTGGTAAACCCCGCCGAGGCCGTGCGTGACCTAAACGACGCTGTAGAAAAAGCCACTGGTCAGGAAGCTAGCTGGGTGGTCACGCTGAAACGCTCCGACATCAGCGGGGTAGATGTGGCGTTCGACAATTTCGACGAGCCCAAGCAGAAAACCCGAGTACCTGCGCTAGACTACAATCACCTCAAGTTCACGGACCTCACGCTCAACATAGAGAACCTATTTTACTCGGAAAACCGCACTACGGGCCGCATCACGCAGCTAGCGGGCAAAGACCAAAGCGGGTTCCAGATTACTTCAACCAAGGCCGATGTGGTGTTCGACTCGGTGCAAACGCGCCTCACCAACCTCGACCTCATCACGCCCCACACCCGCATCCGCCAAACACTGGGTATGCGCTACGCTAGCCTCGATGCGTTGTCGGATACCAAGCAGCTTCCCAACCTCGGCATCGAGGGCGACTTGCGCGACGTGCGCATCGGCTTCCGCGACATCCTGTACTTGGCGCCCGATTTGGCTACCACCCCACCCTTCAACACCGGTCCCAACCAGTCGGTGCTGGTGAGTGGGCGTGTGAGTGGGCGCGTTGGTGACCTGCGCATCCGGGACCTGGATTTCACAGGTTTCCGCAACACCATCGTACGGGCCAGCGGCCGGATTCAGGGCCTGCCAGAAACCGACCAGCGGCTGTACACTGATTTCAACATCAAGCAGTTCACTACCACCGCGGCCGACATCAAGAGCTTGGCCCCGAAAGGCACCATCCCGCCCGACTTCCAGCTGCCACCGCGCATCAACGTGGCGGGCACGTTCAGGGGCAGGCCTACTGCCCTACTCTTCGACACCGATTTGCGGGCTACCACCAGCTTTGGCAACATAGCGGCCAAGGTTGACTTGGGTGCCGGCCCCAAAGGCCAGGAGCCTATAACGGCAACCTTCAATGTGCAAGGATTCGACGTAGGCAAAGTCCTGCGCGACCCCACCATTGGGCGGGTTACGGCTACGGGCCGCCTGGCTGGGCGCGGTGGCCTCGACCCCAACTTGCTGCGTGGACAACTAACCGCCAACGTGCGCAGTGCCACCTACAACGGCTACACCTACCGTGGCATCACAGCCAAAGTCGGCATCGACCGGAATCGGTACGTGGTGGATGCCCGTAGCCGCCAAGACCCCAACCTCAACCTGGACTTGCTGGCTACCATCAACCTGCGCGACACCAACAACCCAAGCTATGAAGTGCAGCAGCTAAACCTGCGCGGCGCCAACCTCACTGCCCTCGGCTTCTACACCGGTGGCGACCTACGCGTGCAAGGCGACCTAACGGCCAATTTGCGTGGCGCTGATGCCAACTCCATCAACGGTACGTTTGCGGGCCGAAACATCGTTATCGTGCGCGACAACCAGCCTATTGCGCTGGACTCAGTTAGTGGGCGCATTGTGCAGCGGCCGGGCCGCACGGAGGTAGCCTTCAACTCCAACATTGCCGACTTCAACCTGCAAGGCAACACTGCCCTCGGCGACTTGGCCTTGGAACTGCAACGCCACATCGACCGGTACTTTGATCTGCCGGGTGTGCAGTACCGTCCGTCCTCCACCTACCGGCAGTTCTCTTTTGATGCCAATGTGAAGAACACGCAGCTGGTGCAGAAGCTGGTACCCGACCTCAAGCAGCTCACCCCGTTCAAAATAACCGGCTCCTATGATAGCCGCGCCGCCGACCTACGCCTAGCCACCCGCATTCAGCGGATTGTGTACACCGGCTTCGCCCTCGACTCCTTGAAGTTCGATGTTAGTTCAAATGCCGAGAAGCTAGACTATGCGTTGGGGCTGCGCCAAATCAGCCAGGATACCAGCCTACGCATCCCGAACCCGACCTTGGCAGGTAGCATCCAAAACAATCAGATTGGTACCCGTCTGCGCATCGCGGAATCAGACAGTGCCGAACGGCTGAACATGGCAGGAGTGCTGCGGGTGCTAGGGGGCGGAGATGCCTATGCCTTCAGCTTCGAGCCGAAGCTGATGCTCGACAAGGTGGAATGGAACGTAACACCCGGCAATGAACTGCGGTACACCACTGCAACGGGAGCTATTTTTGCGCAGAATGTAGACATCCGCCGCAACCAGCGTTTCCTTACGCTGCAAACGCTAGCAGGTGCACAATACCCCCTCCAAGTAAGCTTGGGTAATCTGGAAGTCAACGGGCTGGCCCGAGCTGCTGGTCTGCAGGACTCGCTGGTGGCTGGTACGCTCAACGGCCAAGCGGTGGCCTTCAGCCTTGGGCAACCCAAGCAGGCCTTCACCGCCGACGTGTCGCTAACGGGTTTCGCCTACAACAAGTCGGTGCTGGGTGATGTCAACCTAAAAGCCACTAACCCCACCCCCGACCGTTACAATGTAGACCTGCGCCTCACCAACCAGCAAGGAATGGATGTGCAGGCCCTTGGCTATTACCTAGCTACTCCGCCTAGCCCCATCGAGTTTGCAATCAACGTCAACCGGTTCGACCTGAAGATTGCCGAGCCGTTTTCAGCCGGCGAGCTGCGCGAAACGTCTGGCGGTATCACCGGCAACCTCACCGTGAACGGCACGGTCAGTCAGCCTCGCATCAATGGCCAACTAACCACTACCGCCGATGCCGGCTTCACGGCCACGCAGCTAGGTGCTCCGTTCCGCATCCAAAGCCAGTCTATCAACTTTGATAATCAGGGCTTGCGCTTCGACGATTTCACAGTGTTGGATTCCTTGGGCAACAAGGCGGTAGTGAACGGCCGGGTGCTCACGCAGAACTACGTCGATGATTACCGCTTTAACCTCAATGCAACCACCGAAGACTTCGTAGCCATCCAAAGCACGGTCCGCGACAATCCGCTCTTCTACGGTAGGCTGATCGTTGATTCAGATACGCGCATTACGGGCAATCTAGCGTTACCTGTGCTCAACACGCGCGCTGTTGTGGAGGATAATTCCACCCTGACTATCGTAACGCCTAATGACGAAGCAGGCCTCGTCGAGACGGATGGGATAGTGGAGTGGGTAGATAAAAGTGCTCCTATCGATACTATGCTAAGCCGACAATTGGCGCTGGACACTGCCAAAACTGCTTCCGGCTATAATATCAGTGCCCGCATATCAGTCACCGACAAGAGCCAGTTCACGGTTATCATCGACCCGCTTTCCGGCGACAACCTGAAAGTACGCGCCAACGGAACGCTCAACACCAGTATTGATGCGGCTGGCTCTATTACTCTTGCCGGCCGGCTTGAAGTAGCAGAAGGCAGCTATTACATGTCTCTATATGATTTAGCTTCTCGCGAATTCGCCATCGGACCGGGTAGCTACCTCGTCTGGAGCGGCGACCCGTACAATGCGCAGCTCAACATAGCGGCCATCTACAACGTGAAAGCCGCACCAGCCGAACTGCTGGCAGCCCAAGGCCCCTCCGACAATGACCCCCGGCTTCGCAATGCCACACCTTTCCAGGTGTATCTCAACGTGACGGGTGAGCTACTCAAGCCAACGATTGGGTTTGACATCAAGCTCCCGGAGAACAGCAACGCCTACGGCCGCGACGAGATTGAAGCCCGCTTAGCGCAGTTGCGCCAGCCCAGCGAATCGTCAGAACTCAACAAGCAGGTATTCTCGCTGCTCGTACTCAACCGCTTCTTGGCAAGTGACCCATTCCAAAGCAGCAGTGGCAACATTGTAGCCGAGCAGTTGCGAGGCAGTGCAAGCCAGGTACTCACCCAGCAACTCAACAACCTCACGGGTAGCTACCTTTCCAACCTAGGAGTGGAACTAGGTGTGAACTCCAGTGCTGACTTCTCGAGTGGCTCCGAGAAAACCCGTACCGACCTAAATGTTGCTGTTCGGCGGCAGCTGTTCAACGACCGGGTAAGCGTCCGCTTGGGTACTGATGTGCCATTGGGCGGCGGCGGCAACCAAGCGTCTCAGGGGCAGCAAGGCATCAGCAACTTTGCTGGCGACGTAAGCATTGAATATAACGTGTTGGCCAACGGCCGCATCCGTCTGCGGGCTTTCCGCAACAACGCCTACGCCGACATCGACGGTCAATATGTTCGCAACGGTGTTTCGCTGATTTTCCAGCGCGATTACCAAAGCCTAGCAGACCTGTTCAAAGGTCTTGATAAAGAAGTGAAGGAGGAAGTGAAAGAAACCCGCCGGCGGGACCGCCGCGAACGGAAGGCCAACCCGGACTCTTCCAACGTCATTACCACCGCTCCCCGCCGCGACTCTCTTCGGACTGCCCAACGTGCTACCACTTCCGGCCGCTAG
- a CDS encoding 4-alpha-glucanotransferase, translating into MILRFSLPFRTAWGQRLMVCGSEPSLGHWNPDQALPLRYHPDSGRWMHEISVPDDQPGTIAYKYVLVDERDNSRQQEWGPNRTVAYDGRQFSQLVLEDFWRAPAEPENELFTAAFTRALFRRPAKTNTPASTARIADSVVRFQLEAPRVELGQQLCVLGSDAALGAWDGRKALVLTDSAYPTWTAEVALEQPELAVRYKYGIWDPQEKKLVQLEAGDDRVLEPFTERRTLRLRADDKFRYLSTWRGAGVALPVFALRSNRGLGVGEFPDLKLLVDWAVSTGMKLVQILPINDTVATHTWVDSYPYAAISVFALHPQYLHLDAVAPLQDAAAQQEMETLRQQLNSLDFVDYEPVMQAKWKYIKQLYQQEKAAFLADPEFQAYYQEQRAWLKPYAAFSGLRDRFNTADFQQWPEEYRTPALVDQLTQENAPDFDDFGVHFFTQFHLDKQLREAVEYARQHGVVLKGDLPIGIYRHSVDAWTQPELYHMHQQAGAPPDDFSTTGQNWRFPTYNWERMAEDGYAWWKQRMGQLARYFDALRIDHILGFFRIWEIPEHSVEGLLGHFSPALPLSQQEIQQRLGWFDYSRLCEPHIRWHTLQRIFHGQAQAVFDEFMEDAGAHGAIRLREHVRTQRQVEAVFQEKTTADPTNADHYKWLRTGLYQLINDVLFVPDDLQPGHYHPRITLNKSNSFAELDEESRWRLYDGIYVDFFYHRHEGFWREQGLVKLPPVRYATDMLICGEDLGMVPESVPGVMKALGILGLNIQRMPSNPNTEFGHPNDAPYLSVVSPGSHDMSTLRGWWEEDRQITQRFFETILGHHGEQAPYYCEAPVVREIVTQHLHSPAMWAIFPLQDLLAMSPELRRTNPQDEQINVPANPQHFWKYRMHLPLEELNYNFVFNNELKVIVEGSGR; encoded by the coding sequence ATGATTCTACGTTTTTCCTTGCCCTTCCGTACTGCATGGGGCCAGCGACTGATGGTGTGCGGCTCCGAGCCCAGCCTAGGCCATTGGAACCCCGACCAGGCGCTACCGCTACGTTATCATCCTGATTCCGGCCGTTGGATGCACGAAATCAGTGTGCCTGATGACCAGCCCGGTACCATTGCCTATAAGTATGTGTTGGTTGATGAGCGGGACAACAGCCGACAGCAGGAATGGGGACCTAACCGCACCGTCGCGTATGATGGTCGCCAGTTCAGCCAACTCGTGCTCGAAGACTTTTGGCGCGCACCCGCTGAACCTGAAAATGAGCTGTTCACGGCCGCCTTCACCCGGGCCTTGTTCCGCCGCCCGGCCAAAACCAACACCCCAGCTTCCACTGCCCGAATAGCCGATTCGGTGGTGCGTTTTCAGCTGGAAGCACCTCGCGTGGAGCTAGGCCAGCAGCTATGCGTGTTAGGCTCCGATGCCGCGCTTGGCGCCTGGGATGGTCGCAAAGCGCTGGTGCTGACCGATTCTGCCTACCCAACTTGGACGGCGGAAGTGGCCTTAGAGCAACCCGAGTTGGCCGTACGCTATAAGTATGGTATATGGGACCCGCAGGAAAAGAAACTAGTGCAGCTGGAAGCTGGCGACGACCGAGTACTGGAACCCTTCACCGAGCGCCGAACCTTACGACTGCGGGCCGACGATAAGTTCCGGTACCTCTCCACGTGGCGGGGCGCTGGGGTGGCCCTGCCGGTATTTGCGTTGCGCAGCAACCGAGGCTTAGGTGTTGGCGAATTTCCCGACCTGAAGCTCCTTGTCGATTGGGCCGTAAGCACCGGCATGAAATTGGTGCAGATTCTGCCCATCAACGACACAGTGGCTACGCATACCTGGGTTGACTCGTACCCGTACGCCGCCATTTCCGTGTTTGCGCTGCACCCGCAGTACCTCCACCTCGATGCAGTAGCGCCACTGCAAGACGCGGCCGCTCAGCAGGAAATGGAAACGCTGCGGCAGCAACTGAACAGTCTCGACTTCGTGGATTACGAGCCAGTGATGCAGGCGAAGTGGAAGTATATCAAACAGCTATACCAGCAGGAAAAAGCAGCCTTCCTCGCTGACCCTGAGTTCCAAGCTTACTATCAAGAGCAACGTGCGTGGCTGAAACCGTACGCGGCTTTCTCCGGTTTGCGCGACCGATTCAACACGGCTGACTTTCAGCAGTGGCCCGAAGAGTACCGTACGCCCGCATTAGTAGACCAGCTAACCCAAGAAAACGCGCCGGATTTCGATGACTTCGGGGTGCATTTCTTCACGCAATTTCACCTCGACAAGCAGCTACGCGAGGCAGTGGAGTACGCGCGGCAGCACGGCGTGGTGCTTAAAGGCGACCTACCGATTGGCATCTACCGCCATTCTGTGGATGCCTGGACCCAGCCCGAACTCTATCACATGCACCAGCAAGCCGGTGCCCCACCCGACGACTTCTCGACGACCGGACAAAACTGGCGCTTTCCTACTTACAACTGGGAGCGTATGGCCGAAGATGGGTATGCGTGGTGGAAGCAACGCATGGGCCAGCTAGCCCGCTACTTCGACGCCCTCCGCATCGACCATATCCTGGGTTTCTTTCGCATCTGGGAGATTCCCGAGCATTCGGTGGAAGGCTTGCTAGGGCATTTTTCACCGGCGCTGCCTTTGTCACAGCAGGAAATACAGCAGCGGCTAGGCTGGTTCGACTACAGCCGGTTGTGTGAACCGCATATCCGTTGGCACACGCTGCAACGCATATTCCACGGGCAGGCACAGGCTGTGTTCGACGAGTTTATGGAAGATGCTGGTGCGCACGGAGCTATCCGGCTACGAGAGCATGTGCGCACCCAACGCCAAGTGGAAGCCGTATTTCAGGAAAAAACCACTGCGGATCCTACCAACGCCGACCATTACAAATGGCTTCGTACGGGGCTCTACCAGCTCATAAACGACGTGCTGTTCGTACCTGATGACCTGCAGCCCGGCCACTACCACCCGCGCATAACGCTCAACAAAAGCAACTCGTTTGCGGAGCTTGATGAGGAGTCGCGCTGGCGGCTGTATGATGGCATCTATGTGGATTTCTTCTATCATCGGCATGAAGGTTTCTGGCGCGAGCAAGGCCTGGTGAAACTGCCTCCGGTGCGGTATGCCACCGATATGCTGATCTGTGGCGAAGACCTAGGCATGGTACCCGAATCGGTGCCGGGCGTGATGAAGGCATTGGGCATTTTGGGGCTCAACATCCAGCGGATGCCATCCAACCCCAATACCGAGTTCGGCCACCCCAATGATGCGCCTTATTTGTCGGTTGTGAGCCCCGGCTCCCACGATATGAGTACGCTCCGCGGCTGGTGGGAAGAAGACCGCCAGATAACGCAACGGTTTTTTGAAACGATACTAGGTCACCATGGCGAGCAGGCACCGTACTACTGTGAGGCGCCAGTGGTGCGCGAGATAGTGACGCAACACCTGCATTCGCCGGCCATGTGGGCTATATTCCCACTACAGGATTTGCTGGCGATGAGCCCAGAACTACGGCGCACCAACCCGCAGGACGAGCAAATCAACGTGCCAGCCAACCCACAACATTTCTGGAAATATAGAATGCATTTGCCGCTGGAAGAATTAAACTATAATTTTGTATTTAATAATGAATTAAAAGTGATAGTGGAAGGTAGTGGACGTTAA
- the tamL gene encoding translocation and assembly module lipoprotein TamL has product MLPSAPRPVMNSLAHFSASKARSWKSECRRWTALVVLLTAVSCSGTKYIPEGSKLYTGSTVKVKSDTPIPNESLLTTELEGVITPKPNSSILGQRPKLYFWHLGEGKTKGLGKWLADKYGEKPVLLSQVDTQRVKGLMANRLNNNGYFKPVVHAKVAVEEQTASVDYTATVGKPYTIKEVQFPSRDTLVDKAIQATKTGTLLKVGDPYNLQTLVNERVRIDGILKNQGYYYFSPDNILFQVDSTLDNQVNIYVTVKNSVPDRAVRPYILNRVTINTDYSLSDTASAGRPPILFNGYRYFPDEEMFKAKAITNATFLYPDSLYRRRRSDQTLSRLMSLGTFKYVDIRFRPARNVPDSAGYGHLNAILRMTQVPKKSLRAEVQMNTSNIFTGPSLVLQYRNRSALRGAEQLLVNASASVETGQGALSGVTSTQYGLDAQLLVPRLITPPFDIRLRNSDFQPRTFFEAGYKYVLRTKYFQEDIFNLGYGYSWKTKVTNEQRLQPIDLRYLRLSNQEQVFTDLLQERPFLANSFRQQFILGSSYQYTYNQQALEQRRNQFYFSGGLDLSGNVAHLVQSLTGSSKTENGAYALFGQEYSQYTKVDFEVRNYYRTSSNTTSGNKIATRVLIGVGLPYLNSSVLPYLKQYGIGGPNSVRAFNARGIGPGTYRPSQAQNNANSGFYDQVGDIRLEANIEYRQDLFPYVKGALFVDAGNIWLVNADPSRATYDSNGNLDGQNGQFQFKTFLQQMAVGAGAGLRIDVQFFVIRLDAAYPLLYPYDNTTVTTPTITIPANNTGYKAIKLNIAIGYPF; this is encoded by the coding sequence ATGCTCCCTAGTGCTCCTCGTCCAGTCATGAATAGTCTGGCTCATTTTTCAGCTTCCAAAGCGAGAAGCTGGAAAAGTGAGTGTAGGCGTTGGACAGCTCTAGTTGTCCTCCTGACGGCGGTATCCTGCTCTGGCACTAAATATATTCCTGAAGGTTCCAAGCTGTACACTGGCAGCACCGTGAAGGTGAAGTCAGACACCCCTATTCCCAACGAAAGCCTCCTAACCACCGAATTAGAAGGTGTCATCACGCCTAAGCCTAACAGCTCCATTCTAGGGCAGCGTCCCAAGCTTTACTTCTGGCACCTCGGAGAAGGCAAAACCAAAGGCTTAGGCAAATGGCTAGCCGACAAATACGGGGAAAAGCCGGTGTTGCTCAGCCAGGTTGATACCCAACGAGTGAAAGGGTTGATGGCGAACCGGCTCAACAACAACGGCTACTTCAAGCCCGTTGTGCATGCCAAGGTTGCAGTAGAAGAGCAAACCGCTTCCGTTGACTATACTGCCACCGTTGGCAAGCCCTATACCATCAAAGAGGTCCAGTTTCCGAGCCGGGATACACTAGTTGACAAGGCCATTCAAGCCACCAAGACGGGTACATTACTGAAAGTAGGTGACCCGTACAACCTCCAAACGCTTGTCAACGAACGAGTCCGTATTGACGGCATCCTTAAAAACCAGGGCTACTACTATTTCTCGCCCGACAATATTCTCTTTCAAGTTGATAGCACACTCGACAACCAGGTAAACATTTATGTAACCGTAAAGAACAGTGTTCCGGACCGTGCAGTGCGCCCTTACATCCTGAACCGCGTTACCATCAACACCGACTATTCGCTTTCCGACACAGCGTCCGCTGGCCGCCCTCCTATTCTTTTCAACGGCTACCGCTATTTCCCCGATGAGGAAATGTTTAAGGCGAAAGCCATTACCAATGCCACCTTCCTTTACCCCGATAGCCTCTATCGCCGCCGCCGCTCCGATCAGACTCTAAGCCGCCTCATGAGCTTGGGCACGTTCAAGTATGTCGATATCCGGTTTCGGCCTGCTCGCAATGTTCCAGACTCCGCTGGCTACGGTCACCTGAACGCCATTCTGCGCATGACCCAAGTGCCCAAAAAGTCTCTACGGGCCGAAGTGCAGATGAATACCTCCAACATCTTCACGGGACCGTCCCTGGTACTACAGTATCGTAATCGGTCGGCATTGCGCGGCGCCGAACAGCTCCTTGTTAATGCCAGCGCCTCAGTGGAAACAGGACAAGGTGCGTTATCGGGCGTTACCTCCACGCAGTACGGTCTCGATGCCCAGTTGCTCGTCCCCAGGCTAATCACCCCACCTTTCGATATCCGCCTACGCAACTCCGACTTTCAGCCCCGCACTTTTTTCGAAGCAGGGTACAAGTACGTACTGCGGACCAAATACTTCCAGGAAGACATTTTCAATCTTGGCTACGGGTATAGCTGGAAAACCAAAGTCACCAACGAGCAGCGCCTACAACCCATCGACTTACGCTACCTCCGGCTGAGCAACCAAGAGCAAGTGTTCACCGATTTGTTGCAGGAAAGGCCATTCCTAGCAAACAGTTTTCGCCAGCAATTCATCTTAGGCAGTAGCTACCAATACACCTACAACCAACAGGCACTGGAGCAGCGCCGCAATCAATTCTATTTCAGCGGTGGCCTAGACTTATCTGGTAACGTCGCTCACCTAGTCCAGAGCCTCACTGGCTCCTCGAAAACCGAGAACGGGGCCTATGCTCTATTCGGGCAAGAGTATTCGCAATACACCAAAGTCGATTTCGAGGTACGCAACTATTACCGGACTTCATCCAACACAACCAGCGGCAACAAGATTGCCACCCGCGTGCTTATTGGGGTTGGGCTACCTTACCTAAACTCCAGTGTGCTGCCTTATCTTAAGCAATATGGTATTGGCGGCCCCAATAGCGTACGAGCGTTCAATGCCCGTGGTATCGGCCCAGGTACCTACCGCCCTTCCCAAGCGCAGAATAACGCCAACAGCGGATTCTACGACCAAGTAGGAGACATTCGGTTAGAAGCCAACATAGAATACCGCCAAGACCTCTTTCCGTATGTGAAAGGTGCTTTGTTTGTGGACGCAGGAAATATTTGGCTCGTAAACGCTGACCCCAGCCGCGCCACCTATGATTCCAACGGTAACCTCGACGGCCAGAATGGCCAGTTTCAATTCAAAACTTTCCTGCAGCAAATGGCAGTAGGCGCTGGTGCTGGCCTCCGCATCGATGTACAGTTCTTCGTCATCCGCTTGGATGCCGCCTACCCATTACTCTATCCTTACGATAACACTACCGTTACCACACCCACCATTACAATTCCTGCAAACAACACTGGTTACAAAGCTATTAAACTGAACATTGCAATTGGCTATCCCTTCTAG